A region of Leclercia adecarboxylata DNA encodes the following proteins:
- the potD gene encoding spermidine/putrescine ABC transporter substrate-binding protein PotD — MKKWSRHLLAAGALAMGMSAAHADDSKTLYFYNWTEYVPPGLLEQFTKETGIKVIYSTYESNETMYAKLKTYKEGAYDLVVPSTYFVDKMRKEGMIQKIDKTKLTNFSNLDPEMLNKPFDPNNDYSIPYIWGATAIGINSEAMDPKSVTSWADLWKPEYKGGLLLTDDAREVFQIALRKLGYSGNTTDPKEIEAAYHELQKLMPNVAAFNSDNPANPYMEGEVNVGMVWNGSAYVARQAGTPLDVVWPAEGGIFWMDSLSIPANAKNVDGALKLINFLLRPDVAKQVAETIGYPTPNLAARKLLSPEVANDKSLYPDAQTISKGEWQNDVGDASRLYEEYYQKLKAGR; from the coding sequence ATGAAAAAATGGTCACGCCACCTGCTCGCGGCAGGCGCTCTGGCAATGGGTATGAGCGCTGCGCACGCGGACGACAGTAAAACGCTCTACTTCTACAACTGGACCGAGTATGTGCCGCCAGGCCTGCTGGAGCAGTTCACCAAAGAGACCGGCATCAAGGTGATCTACTCGACCTACGAGTCGAATGAAACCATGTACGCCAAGCTCAAAACCTATAAAGAGGGCGCCTACGATCTGGTGGTCCCGTCGACCTATTTTGTCGACAAGATGCGCAAAGAGGGCATGATCCAGAAGATCGACAAAACGAAGCTGACCAATTTTTCAAACCTCGATCCGGAGATGCTCAACAAGCCGTTTGACCCGAATAACGATTACTCTATTCCCTACATCTGGGGTGCGACGGCTATCGGGATCAACAGCGAGGCGATGGATCCGAAATCGGTAACGAGCTGGGCCGACCTGTGGAAACCGGAGTATAAGGGCGGGCTGCTGCTGACCGACGATGCCCGCGAAGTGTTCCAGATTGCCCTGCGTAAGCTCGGTTACTCTGGTAACACCACCGATCCGAAAGAGATTGAAGCAGCCTATCACGAGCTGCAAAAACTGATGCCTAACGTCGCCGCCTTCAACTCCGATAACCCGGCTAACCCGTACATGGAAGGGGAAGTGAACGTGGGGATGGTATGGAACGGTTCAGCGTACGTGGCGCGCCAGGCCGGTACGCCGCTGGACGTGGTGTGGCCTGCTGAAGGTGGGATCTTCTGGATGGACAGCCTCTCTATTCCGGCCAATGCCAAAAACGTGGACGGGGCGCTGAAGCTGATTAACTTCCTGCTGCGCCCGGATGTGGCAAAACAGGTGGCAGAGACTATCGGCTATCCGACGCCAAACCTCGCCGCCCGCAAGCTGCTGAGCCCGGAGGTGGCAAATGACAAGTCGCTCTACCCGGATGCGCAAACCATCAGCAAAGGCGAGTGGCAGAACGATGTCGGCGACGCGAGCCGCCTGTATGAAGAGTATTATCAGAAGTTAAAGGCGGGACGTTAA
- the nagK gene encoding N-acetylglucosamine kinase gives MYYGFDIGGTKIALGVFDTNLKLQWETRVPTPRESYDEFLTAIAALVAQADERFGVKGTVGIGIPGMPETDDGTLYAANVPAASGKPLRADLTRLLERDVRLDNDANCFALSEAWDDEFQQYPLVMGLILGTGVGGGIVVDGKPVTGRSYITGEFGHIRLPVDALEVVGRDFPLIRCGCGQHGCIENYLSGRGFAWLYEHFYHQKREAPEIIALWEQGDEQAVAHVERYLDLLAVCLGNILTIVDPDLLVIGGGLSNFTAIAERLSGRLPRHLLPVARVPRIERARHGDAGGMRGAAFLHLTR, from the coding sequence ATGTATTACGGATTTGATATTGGCGGCACCAAAATCGCGCTGGGCGTATTTGATACCAACCTGAAGCTGCAGTGGGAAACCCGTGTCCCCACGCCGCGCGAAAGCTACGATGAATTTTTAACCGCCATTGCCGCGCTGGTGGCCCAGGCCGATGAGCGCTTCGGCGTGAAGGGCACTGTCGGGATTGGCATTCCCGGGATGCCGGAAACCGACGACGGTACGCTCTATGCCGCCAACGTCCCTGCTGCCAGCGGCAAGCCGCTGCGCGCCGACCTGACACGTCTTCTTGAGCGCGACGTGCGCCTCGACAACGACGCCAACTGTTTTGCCCTCTCCGAAGCCTGGGACGATGAGTTCCAGCAGTATCCGCTGGTGATGGGTCTGATCCTCGGGACCGGCGTTGGCGGGGGGATTGTGGTCGACGGCAAACCGGTGACCGGGCGCAGCTATATCACCGGCGAGTTTGGCCATATTCGTCTCCCGGTGGACGCGCTGGAGGTGGTCGGGCGCGATTTCCCGTTGATCCGCTGCGGCTGCGGCCAGCACGGCTGCATCGAAAATTACCTCTCCGGCCGTGGATTTGCATGGCTTTATGAACACTTCTATCATCAAAAACGTGAGGCACCAGAAATCATTGCGCTGTGGGAGCAGGGCGATGAACAGGCCGTTGCACACGTCGAGCGCTATCTCGATCTGCTGGCCGTCTGTCTGGGTAACATCCTGACCATTGTCGATCCAGACCTGCTGGTGATCGGCGGAGGATTGTCGAACTTTACGGCTATCGCCGAGCGGTTGTCCGGTCGGTTGCCGCGTCATCTGTTGCCGGTTGCCCGCGTCCCGCGCATTGAGCGCGCGCGACATGGCGATGCCGGGGGAATGCGCGGCGCCGCGTTCCTCCATCTCACCCGTTAG
- the cobB gene encoding Sir2 family NAD+-dependent deacetylase → MLSRRSLRLSRFRKNKRRLRERLRQRIFFQDGALPEMMEKPRVLVLTGAGISAESGIRTFRATDGLWEEHRVEDVATPEGFARDPELVQAFYNARRRQLQSPEIAPNAAHLALAKLEEALGDRFLLVTQNIDNLHERAGNRNVIHMHGELLKVRCSGSGQVFNWTGDVTSDDKCHCCQFPSTLRPHVVWFGEMPLGMDDIYSALAMADVFIAIGTSGHVYPAAGFVHEAKLHGAHTVELNLEPSQVGSEFEEKTYGLASVVVPEFVDKLLKGL, encoded by the coding sequence ATGCTGTCGCGTCGGTCACTTCGACTCAGCCGTTTTCGCAAAAACAAACGCCGCTTGCGTGAGCGCTTACGCCAGCGAATCTTCTTCCAGGATGGGGCTCTGCCAGAAATGATGGAAAAACCAAGAGTGTTGGTCCTGACCGGGGCGGGGATCTCCGCCGAGTCGGGCATTAGAACGTTTCGCGCGACCGACGGGTTGTGGGAAGAGCATCGGGTTGAAGACGTGGCGACGCCGGAAGGTTTTGCCCGCGATCCTGAGCTGGTGCAGGCGTTCTACAACGCCCGCCGCCGTCAGCTTCAGTCGCCGGAGATCGCCCCTAACGCGGCGCATCTGGCGCTGGCGAAGCTGGAAGAGGCGCTGGGCGACCGCTTTCTGCTGGTGACGCAGAACATCGATAACCTGCATGAACGCGCGGGCAACCGCAACGTGATTCATATGCACGGTGAACTGCTGAAGGTGCGTTGTTCCGGCAGCGGGCAGGTCTTTAACTGGACCGGCGATGTGACCAGCGATGACAAATGCCACTGCTGCCAGTTCCCCTCTACGCTGCGCCCACACGTGGTCTGGTTTGGCGAAATGCCGCTGGGGATGGACGACATCTACAGCGCGCTGGCGATGGCGGACGTGTTTATCGCCATCGGCACCTCCGGGCATGTCTATCCGGCAGCAGGATTTGTTCACGAAGCGAAACTGCATGGGGCGCACACGGTGGAGTTAAACCTTGAGCCGAGCCAGGTGGGCAGCGAATTTGAAGAGAAAACCTACGGACTGGCAAGCGTTGTGGTGCCGGAATTCGTGGATAAATTATTGAAGGGATTGTAG
- the lolC gene encoding lipoprotein-releasing ABC transporter permease subunit LolC yields the protein MYQPVALFIGLRYMRGRAADRFGRFVSWLSTIGITLGVMALVTVLSVMNGFERELQNNILGLMPQAILSSSNGSVNPQQLPESAVKLQGVSRVAPITSGDVVLQSARSVAVGVMLGIDPAQKDPLTPYLVNVKQTDLAPGQYNVILGEQLAGQLGVNRGDQLRVMVPSASQFTPMGRLPSQRLFNVIGTFAANSEVDGYQMLVNIQDASRLMRYPLGNITGWRLWLNEPLKVDVLSQQTLPEGTKWQDWRERKGELFQAVRMEKNMMGLLLSLIVAVAAFNIITSLGLMVMEKQGEVAILQTQGLTPRQIMAVFMVQGASAGIVGALLGAVLGTLLASQLNNLMPIIGALLDGAALPVAIEPLQVVGIALAAMAIALLSTLYPSWRAAATQPAEALRYE from the coding sequence ATGTACCAACCTGTCGCACTATTCATAGGCCTGCGTTATATGCGTGGGCGCGCCGCGGACCGCTTCGGTCGCTTTGTCTCCTGGCTTTCAACCATTGGCATTACGCTTGGCGTGATGGCGCTGGTGACGGTTCTCTCCGTCATGAACGGCTTTGAGCGCGAGCTGCAAAATAACATTCTGGGGCTGATGCCGCAGGCCATCCTCTCATCCAGCAACGGGTCGGTTAATCCGCAGCAACTGCCCGAAAGCGCCGTGAAGCTGCAGGGCGTCAGCCGTGTGGCGCCGATCACCTCCGGTGACGTGGTGCTGCAAAGCGCCCGCAGCGTGGCGGTGGGGGTGATGCTGGGCATCGACCCGGCGCAAAAAGATCCCCTGACGCCATACCTGGTTAACGTCAAACAGACCGATCTGGCTCCCGGCCAGTACAACGTCATCCTCGGCGAACAGCTTGCCGGACAGCTGGGCGTCAATCGGGGCGACCAGCTGCGGGTGATGGTGCCGTCTGCCAGCCAGTTCACCCCGATGGGACGTCTGCCGAGCCAGCGCCTGTTTAACGTGATCGGCACCTTCGCCGCCAACAGCGAAGTGGACGGCTACCAGATGCTGGTCAATATTCAGGACGCGTCGCGTCTGATGCGCTATCCGCTCGGCAATATCACCGGCTGGCGTCTGTGGCTTAACGAGCCGCTGAAGGTCGATGTTTTGAGCCAGCAAACGCTGCCGGAAGGGACAAAATGGCAGGACTGGCGCGAACGCAAGGGCGAGCTGTTCCAGGCCGTGCGGATGGAAAAAAACATGATGGGCCTGCTGCTGAGCCTGATTGTGGCGGTCGCCGCGTTTAACATTATTACCTCCCTTGGCCTGATGGTGATGGAGAAACAGGGCGAGGTGGCGATCCTGCAAACCCAGGGGCTGACGCCGCGGCAGATCATGGCGGTCTTTATGGTGCAGGGCGCCAGCGCCGGTATCGTTGGGGCGCTGCTGGGCGCCGTGCTCGGTACGCTGCTTGCCAGCCAGCTGAACAATTTAATGCCGATTATCGGCGCGCTGCTCGACGGCGCGGCGCTGCCGGTGGCCATTGAGCCGCTGCAGGTGGTAGGCATTGCGCTGGCCGCGATGGCCATTGCCTTACTCTCCACGCTTTATCCTTCATGGCGCGCTGCCGCCACTCAACCCGCTGAGGCTTTACGTTATGAATAA
- the lolE gene encoding lipoprotein-releasing ABC transporter permease subunit LolE, with product MASPLSLLIGLRFSRGRRRSGMVSLISVISTIGIALGVAVLIVGLSAMNGFERELNNRILAVVPHGEIEPVNQPWNNWNDALNKVEKVPGIAAAAPYINFTGLVESGANLRAIQVKGVNPRQEEKLSALPQFIQKDAWANFKAGDQQIIIGKGVADALKVKQGDWVSIMIPNASADHKLQQPKRVRLHVTGILQLSGQLDHSFAMVPLEDARQYLDMGSSVTGIAIKVNDVFSANKLVRDAGEVTDSYVYIKSWIGTYGYMYRDIQMIRAIMYLAMVLVIGVACFNIVSTLVMAVKDKSGDIAVLRTLGAKDGLIRAIFVWYGLLAGLLGSLCGVVIGVVVSLQLTPIINGIEALIGHQFLSGDIYFIDFLPSELHWLDVFYVLVTALLLSLLASWYPARRASRIDPARVLSGQ from the coding sequence ATGGCTTCACCGTTATCGTTACTTATTGGTCTGCGTTTCAGCCGGGGCCGCCGTCGCAGCGGCATGGTGTCGCTGATCTCTGTTATCTCCACCATCGGTATCGCGCTGGGCGTGGCGGTGTTGATCGTTGGCCTCAGCGCCATGAACGGTTTCGAGCGTGAGCTGAACAACCGCATTCTGGCGGTAGTGCCGCACGGTGAAATCGAGCCGGTTAACCAGCCGTGGAATAACTGGAACGATGCGCTGAACAAGGTGGAAAAAGTGCCGGGCATTGCCGCGGCCGCGCCGTACATCAACTTCACCGGGCTGGTGGAGAGCGGCGCAAACCTGCGCGCCATTCAGGTGAAAGGAGTCAACCCGCGCCAGGAAGAGAAGCTCAGCGCGCTGCCGCAGTTTATCCAGAAAGATGCCTGGGCGAACTTTAAGGCCGGCGATCAGCAGATCATTATCGGCAAGGGCGTCGCCGACGCGCTGAAGGTCAAGCAGGGCGACTGGGTGTCGATCATGATCCCAAACGCCAGCGCCGATCATAAACTGCAGCAGCCGAAGCGCGTGCGTCTGCACGTCACCGGCATTCTGCAGCTGAGCGGCCAGCTGGATCACAGCTTCGCCATGGTGCCGCTGGAAGATGCCCGCCAGTATCTGGATATGGGCAGCAGCGTCACCGGCATCGCCATCAAGGTGAACGACGTCTTTAGCGCCAACAAGCTGGTGCGCGACGCCGGAGAAGTGACCGACAGCTACGTCTACATCAAGAGCTGGATCGGCACCTACGGCTATATGTACCGCGATATCCAGATGATCCGCGCCATCATGTACCTGGCGATGGTGCTGGTGATTGGCGTGGCCTGCTTTAACATCGTCTCTACGCTGGTGATGGCGGTGAAAGACAAGAGCGGCGACATTGCGGTCCTGCGTACTCTTGGAGCAAAAGACGGTCTTATTCGTGCCATCTTCGTCTGGTATGGTCTGCTGGCGGGGCTGCTGGGCAGCCTGTGCGGCGTGGTCATCGGCGTGGTGGTTTCCCTGCAGCTGACGCCGATTATCAACGGTATTGAGGCCCTGATCGGCCATCAGTTCCTGTCGGGCGATATCTATTTTATTGACTTCCTGCCGTCTGAATTGCACTGGCTGGACGTTTTTTATGTGCTGGTAACGGCACTTTTACTGAGTCTGCTGGCAAGCTGGTATCCGGCGCGTCGCGCAAGCCGAATTGATCCGGCGAGGGTATTAAGTGGCCAGTAA
- the mfd gene encoding transcription-repair coupling factor has protein sequence MPEQNRFSLPGKAGDQRQLGELTGAACATLVAEIAERHQGPVVLVAPDMQNALRLHDEIRQFTDQLVTSLADWETLPYDSFSPHQEIISSRLSTLYQLPTMQRGVLIVPVNTLMQRVCPHSYLHGHALVMKKGQRLSRDGLRVQLDSAGYRHVDQVMEHGEYATRGALLDLFPMGSAQPYRLDFFDDEIDSLRLFDADTQRTLEEVESINLLPAHEFPTDKTAIELFRSQWRDKFDVKRDAEHIYQQVSKGTLPSGIEYWQPLFFSEPLPPLFSYFPANTLVLNTGDLEASANRFESETRARFENRGVDPMRPLLEPELLWLRTDELFSELKRWPRVQLKTESLPDKAANTNLAYQPLPDLAVQAQNKSPLDNLRKFLESFTGPVIFSVESEGRREALGELLGRIKVAPKRILRLDEASGTGRYLMIGAAEHGFIDTINNLALICESDLLGERVARRRQDSRRTINPDTLIRNLAELHTGQPIVHLEHGVGRYAGMTTLEAGGIKGEYLMLMYANDAKLYVPVSSLHLISRYAGGAEENAPLHKLGGDAWARARQKAAEKVRDVAAELLDIYAQRAAKAGYAFKHDKEQYQLFCDSFPFETTPDQAQAINAVLSDMCQPLAMDRLVCGDVGFGKTEVAMRATFLAVENNKQVAVLVPTTLLAQQHYDNFRDRFANWPVRIEMMSRFRSAKEQAQILEQASEGKIDILIGTHKLLQSDVKWKDLGLLIVDEEHRFGVRHKERIKAMRADVDILTLTATPIPRTLNMAMSGMRDLSIIATPPARRLAVKTFVREYDNLVVREAILREVLRGGQVYYLYNDVENIQKAADRLAELVPEARIAIGHGQMRERELERVMNDFHHQRFNVLVCTTIIETGIDIPTANTIIIERADHFGLAQLHQLRGRVGRSHHQAYAWLMTPHPKAMTTDAQKRLEAIASLEDLGAGFALATHDLEIRGAGELLGEDQSGSMETIGFSLYMELLENAVDALKAGREPSLEDLTSQQTEVELRMPALLPDDFIPDVNTRLSFYKRIASAKDEAGLDEIKVELIDRFGLLPDAARNLLDIARLRQQAQKLGIRKLEGNEKGGMIEFAEKNHVDPMWLIGLLQKQPQHYRLDGPTRLKFTQDLAERKTRMEWVCNFMRQLEENAVA, from the coding sequence ATGCCTGAACAAAATCGTTTTTCCCTGCCCGGCAAAGCGGGCGACCAACGCCAGTTGGGTGAACTGACCGGGGCTGCCTGCGCCACGCTGGTTGCGGAAATTGCAGAGCGTCATCAGGGCCCGGTGGTGCTGGTCGCGCCTGACATGCAAAACGCCCTGCGTCTGCATGATGAGATCCGCCAGTTCACCGATCAACTGGTCACCAGCCTTGCCGACTGGGAGACGCTGCCTTACGACAGCTTCTCGCCGCACCAGGAGATCATCTCCTCGCGCCTCTCCACGCTCTATCAGCTGCCCACCATGCAGCGCGGTGTGCTGATTGTGCCGGTTAATACGTTGATGCAGCGCGTCTGCCCGCACAGCTATCTGCACGGTCACGCCCTGGTGATGAAAAAAGGCCAGCGCCTCTCAAGGGATGGCCTGCGCGTGCAGCTCGACAGCGCCGGCTATCGCCATGTCGATCAGGTGATGGAGCATGGGGAGTACGCCACCCGCGGCGCGCTGCTCGACCTCTTCCCGATGGGCAGCGCACAGCCTTATCGTCTGGACTTCTTCGATGACGAAATCGACAGCCTGCGCCTGTTTGATGCCGACACCCAGCGCACGCTGGAGGAAGTGGAATCCATCAACCTGCTGCCGGCCCATGAATTCCCCACCGACAAAACCGCTATCGAGCTGTTCCGCAGCCAGTGGCGCGATAAGTTTGACGTCAAGCGTGACGCCGAGCATATCTACCAGCAGGTGAGCAAAGGCACCCTGCCGTCGGGGATCGAATACTGGCAGCCGCTGTTCTTCAGCGAGCCGCTGCCTCCCCTGTTCAGCTATTTTCCGGCGAATACCCTGGTGCTGAACACCGGCGATCTGGAGGCCAGCGCCAACCGTTTTGAGAGTGAAACCCGCGCCCGCTTTGAGAATCGCGGTGTCGATCCGATGCGTCCGCTGCTGGAGCCCGAGCTGCTGTGGCTGCGCACTGACGAACTGTTCAGCGAGCTGAAACGCTGGCCGCGCGTGCAGCTCAAAACCGAAAGCCTGCCGGATAAAGCCGCCAACACCAACCTCGCCTATCAGCCGCTGCCGGACCTCGCGGTGCAGGCGCAGAATAAATCGCCGCTGGATAACCTGCGTAAATTTCTCGAATCCTTTACCGGGCCGGTGATCTTCTCTGTGGAGAGCGAAGGCCGTCGTGAGGCGCTGGGCGAACTGCTTGGCCGCATTAAGGTGGCTCCGAAACGGATCCTGCGTCTGGACGAAGCCAGCGGCACCGGGCGCTACCTGATGATCGGCGCAGCCGAACATGGGTTTATTGATACCATCAATAATCTGGCGCTGATCTGTGAAAGCGATCTGCTGGGTGAGCGCGTGGCGCGCCGTCGGCAGGACAGCCGTCGCACCATCAACCCGGACACGCTGATCCGCAACCTGGCGGAGCTGCATACCGGCCAGCCGATTGTCCATCTGGAGCATGGCGTAGGCCGTTACGCGGGGATGACGACCCTGGAGGCCGGTGGCATCAAGGGTGAATATCTGATGCTGATGTACGCTAACGACGCCAAACTCTACGTGCCGGTCTCCTCCCTGCATCTGATCAGCCGCTACGCGGGCGGTGCGGAAGAGAACGCGCCGCTGCATAAGCTCGGCGGTGACGCATGGGCCAGAGCACGGCAGAAAGCGGCAGAAAAAGTGCGCGACGTGGCGGCGGAGCTGCTGGATATCTACGCCCAGCGTGCGGCGAAAGCGGGCTATGCCTTCAAGCACGATAAAGAGCAGTATCAGCTGTTCTGCGATAGCTTCCCGTTTGAAACCACCCCGGATCAGGCCCAGGCGATTAACGCCGTCCTCAGCGACATGTGTCAGCCGCTGGCGATGGACCGGCTGGTCTGCGGCGACGTGGGCTTTGGTAAAACCGAAGTGGCGATGCGCGCCACCTTCCTGGCGGTAGAAAACAACAAGCAGGTGGCGGTGCTGGTTCCCACCACCCTGCTGGCGCAGCAGCACTACGATAACTTCCGCGACCGCTTTGCCAACTGGCCGGTGCGCATCGAGATGATGTCGCGTTTTCGCAGCGCCAAAGAGCAGGCGCAGATCCTGGAGCAGGCAAGCGAAGGCAAGATCGACATTCTGATCGGCACCCATAAGCTGCTGCAGAGCGACGTGAAGTGGAAAGATCTGGGGCTGCTGATTGTCGATGAGGAGCACCGCTTCGGCGTTCGCCACAAGGAGCGCATCAAAGCGATGCGTGCCGACGTGGACATTCTGACCCTCACCGCCACGCCGATCCCGCGTACGCTGAACATGGCGATGAGCGGCATGCGCGATCTGTCGATTATCGCCACCCCGCCTGCCCGTCGTCTGGCGGTGAAAACCTTTGTCCGTGAATACGACAATCTGGTGGTGCGTGAGGCGATCCTCCGTGAAGTGCTGCGCGGCGGCCAGGTCTACTATCTCTATAACGATGTGGAGAATATCCAGAAAGCGGCCGACCGGCTGGCGGAGCTGGTGCCAGAAGCGCGTATCGCCATCGGCCACGGCCAGATGCGCGAGCGCGAGCTGGAGCGGGTGATGAACGACTTCCACCACCAGCGTTTTAACGTGCTGGTGTGTACCACGATCATCGAAACCGGTATCGATATTCCTACCGCCAACACCATCATCATCGAGCGGGCAGATCACTTCGGCCTCGCGCAGCTCCACCAGCTGCGCGGTCGCGTCGGGCGCTCGCACCATCAGGCCTATGCCTGGCTGATGACCCCGCATCCGAAAGCGATGACCACCGATGCGCAGAAGCGCCTGGAAGCTATCGCCTCGCTGGAAGATCTGGGTGCCGGTTTTGCGCTGGCCACCCACGACCTGGAGATCCGCGGGGCGGGTGAGCTGCTCGGGGAAGATCAGAGCGGCTCGATGGAGACCATCGGCTTCTCGCTCTATATGGAGCTGCTGGAAAACGCCGTCGATGCGCTGAAGGCGGGGCGCGAGCCGTCGCTGGAAGATCTCACCAGCCAGCAAACGGAAGTGGAGCTGCGCATGCCAGCCCTGCTGCCGGATGATTTTATCCCGGACGTCAACACCCGCCTCTCGTTCTACAAGCGTATTGCCAGCGCCAAAGACGAGGCCGGTCTCGACGAAATTAAGGTAGAGCTGATCGACCGCTTTGGCCTGCTGCCGGATGCAGCGCGTAACCTGCTGGATATCGCCCGGTTACGTCAGCAGGCGCAGAAACTGGGGATCCGCAAGCTGGAAGGGAATGAAAAAGGCGGCATGATTGAGTTTGCCGAGAAGAACCATGTCGATCCGATGTGGCTGATCGGCCTGCTGCAGAAACAGCCCCAGCACTACCGGCTTGACGGCCCGACGCGCCTGAAGTTCACTCAGGATCTGGCGGAGCGCAAAACCCGCATGGAGTGGGTGTGCAACTTTATGCGTCAGCTGGAAGAGAACGCCGTAGCCTGA
- a CDS encoding acyltransferase family protein, translating to MKQKTLWINQIKGLCICLVVIYHSVITFYPHLNALHSPLSALLAKCWVYFNLYLAPFRMPVFFFISGYLIRRYIDEVDWKNSLDKRLWSIVWVLMLWGVLQWQALTHLNAWLAPERELNTTSNAAYADSLTGFITGMLTASTSLWYLYALVVYFTLCKLLSRWKLPLVGLLALASIAINFMPLPWWGMNSVVRNMIYYSLGAWYGVQLMTWMQARVWRRDWLAVAAFAVVSVVLWFANVPLPLSLLSILLIMTLFSRLEQRFAVGPDNLLNVIGSNTIAIYTTHRILIEGMSLFLIHELNGGAWPVWAELTLVLFYPFASLLLCTLVGLAARKLSTSLTGDFFFTPPARLTPVQAAR from the coding sequence ATGAAACAAAAAACACTATGGATTAACCAGATAAAGGGGCTCTGCATCTGCCTGGTGGTGATCTACCACTCGGTCATCACCTTTTATCCCCATCTGAACGCGCTGCACTCGCCGCTGTCGGCGCTGCTTGCCAAATGCTGGGTCTATTTTAATCTCTATCTTGCCCCGTTTCGCATGCCGGTGTTCTTCTTTATTTCAGGCTATCTGATCCGCCGCTATATCGACGAGGTGGACTGGAAAAACAGCCTCGATAAGCGGCTCTGGAGCATTGTCTGGGTTCTGATGCTGTGGGGCGTGTTGCAGTGGCAGGCGCTGACCCATCTCAACGCCTGGCTGGCACCGGAGCGCGAGCTCAACACCACCTCTAACGCCGCCTACGCTGACTCGCTGACCGGCTTTATCACCGGTATGCTCACCGCCAGCACCAGCCTGTGGTATCTCTATGCCCTGGTGGTCTATTTCACCCTCTGCAAGCTGCTGAGCCGCTGGAAATTGCCGCTGGTCGGGCTGCTGGCCCTGGCGAGCATCGCCATTAACTTTATGCCGCTGCCGTGGTGGGGGATGAACAGCGTGGTGCGCAATATGATTTATTACAGCCTGGGAGCCTGGTACGGCGTGCAGCTGATGACCTGGATGCAGGCCAGGGTGTGGCGACGCGACTGGCTGGCGGTGGCGGCTTTTGCGGTGGTTTCGGTCGTGCTGTGGTTCGCGAACGTGCCCCTGCCGCTGTCGCTGCTCTCTATTTTACTGATCATGACCCTGTTCTCGCGCCTGGAGCAGCGCTTCGCCGTCGGACCAGACAATCTGCTGAACGTGATTGGCTCGAACACCATTGCGATTTACACCACCCACCGCATTCTTATCGAAGGGATGAGCCTGTTTTTGATTCACGAGCTGAATGGCGGCGCATGGCCGGTATGGGCAGAGCTGACCCTGGTGCTGTTCTACCCGTTTGCCAGCCTGCTGCTCTGCACGCTGGTGGGCCTGGCTGCCCGCAAACTCTCCACTTCGCTGACAGGGGATTTCTTCTTTACCCCGCCTGCCCGTCTTACGCCGGTTCAGGCCGCGCGTTAA
- the lolD gene encoding lipoprotein-releasing ABC transporter ATP-binding protein LolD, which translates to MNKILLQCDNLCKRYQEGTVQTDVLHNVSFSVGVGEMMAIVGTSGSGKSTLLHLLGGLDTPTSGDVVFSGTPLSTMSSSAKADLRNRELGFIYQFHHLLPDFTALENVAMPLLIGKKKPAEINARASDMLKAVGLGHRGNHRPSELSGGERQRVAIARALVNNPRLVLADEPTGNLDARNADSIFQLLGELNASQGTAFLVVTHDLQLAKRMSRQLEMRDGHLNTELTLMGAD; encoded by the coding sequence ATGAATAAGATCCTGTTGCAATGCGACAACCTGTGCAAACGCTATCAGGAAGGCACGGTGCAGACGGATGTCCTGCACAATGTCAGCTTCAGCGTAGGCGTTGGGGAGATGATGGCGATCGTCGGCACCTCCGGCTCCGGCAAAAGTACTCTGCTGCACCTGCTCGGCGGGCTGGATACGCCAACCTCCGGCGACGTAGTCTTCTCCGGCACCCCGCTGAGTACGATGTCATCGAGCGCCAAAGCCGACCTGCGTAACCGCGAGCTGGGCTTTATCTACCAGTTCCACCACCTGCTGCCTGATTTTACGGCGCTGGAAAACGTGGCGATGCCGCTGCTGATCGGCAAAAAGAAACCGGCTGAAATCAACGCCCGCGCCAGCGATATGCTGAAGGCGGTCGGGCTGGGCCATCGCGGCAACCACCGTCCTTCGGAACTCTCCGGCGGCGAGCGCCAGCGCGTGGCAATTGCCCGTGCGCTGGTGAACAACCCGCGCCTGGTGCTGGCTGATGAACCGACCGGCAACCTGGACGCCCGCAACGCCGACAGCATTTTCCAGCTCCTCGGCGAGCTGAATGCCTCCCAGGGCACCGCGTTTCTGGTGGTGACCCACGATCTGCAGCTGGCGAAACGCATGTCCCGCCAGCTGGAGATGCGTGACGGGCATCTGAATACCGAGCTGACCCTGATGGGGGCAGATTGA